A stretch of Lepisosteus oculatus isolate fLepOcu1 chromosome 11, fLepOcu1.hap2, whole genome shotgun sequence DNA encodes these proteins:
- the puraa gene encoding transcriptional activator protein Pur-alpha, with protein MADRDSGSEQGGAATGPGAGSLHPVAGGAGSASGLQHETQELASKRVDIQNKRFYLDVKQNAKGRFLKIAEVGAGGNKSRLTLSMSVAVEFRDYLGDFIEHYAQLGPSNPDIAQDEPRRALKSEFLVRENRKYYMDLKENQRGRFLRIRQTVNRGPGLGSTQGQTIALPAQGLIEFRDALAKLIDDYGVEDEPAELPEGTSLTVDNKRFFFDVGSNKYGVFMRVSEVKPTYRNSITVPYKVWSKFGNTFCKYAEEMKKIQEKQREKRASELQQQQEEIHGDDGDED; from the coding sequence ATGGCGGACAGAGACAGTGGAAGCGAGCAGGGAGGAGCAGCCACGGGCCCGGGCGCCGGCTCCCTACACCCAGTGGCGGGAGGGGCGGGCTCGGCTTCCGGGCTGCAGCATGAGACGCAGGAGCTCGCCTCTAAGCGGGTCGACATCCAGAACAAGCGATTTTACCTGGACGTGAAGCAGAATGCGAAGGGCCGCTTCCTGAAGATAGCCGAGGTCGGGGCCGGGGGAAACAAGAGCCGCCTGACGCTCTCCATGTCCGTGGCCGTGGAATTCCGCGACTACCTGGGGGACTTCATCGAGCACTATGCCCAGCTGGGGCCGAGCAACCCGGACATAGCGCAGGATGAGCCCCGGCGAGCGCTGAAGAGCGAGTTCCTGGTGCGGGAGAATCGGAAGTACTACATGGATCTGAAAGAGAACCAAAGGGGCCGGTTTCTGAGGATCCGTCAGACCGTGAACAGGGGGCCTGGCTTGGGCTCCACGCAGGGCCAGACGATCGCCCTCCCCGCACAGGGACTCATTGAGTTTCGCGACGCCCTGGCGAAGCTAATTGACGACTACGGGGTAGAAGACGAGCCTGCCGAGTTGCCCGAGGGCACCTCCTTGACTGTGGATAACAAGCGTTTTTTCTTCGATGTGGGCTCTAATAAATACGGGGTGTTCATGCGGGTTAGCGAGGTGAAGCCCACTTACCGCAACTCCATCACTGTCCCCTACAAAGTGTGGTCCAAATTCGGAAACACGTTCTGTAAATACGCCGAGGAAATGAAGAAGATCCAGGAGAAACAGAGGGAGAAAAGGGCATCCGAGCTTCAGCAACAGCAGGAGGAAATTCACGGGGATGATGGAGATGAAGATTGA